The following proteins come from a genomic window of Candidatus Bathyarchaeota archaeon:
- a CDS encoding ABC transporter permease: MLNKLKKIGLALYFAPLFIFYGAIFAYPIFLTFVRSFGLFPVSPKTPSEFTLKYYFEFFKPNSVYIPSLWFSFWNSVVTTFIAAVFGYLVALYFFKVNYPGKKTVSALFKSPLFVPYLVGAFMWMEILAAHGYVNGFLKTLGLINQPLRLIWDPYGIGIIIANVWMNVAFMSTLMLGALESLNPDLTYAARNLGAGTWTIVRRIYFPLTLPAFLAGSILIFVGIFGAFSVPFVLGGSWPKYLSVVIYEDVVEHGKWIEGYVSAVIYIISAVVLTYVYTILMRRMAGRK, from the coding sequence TTGCTGAATAAGCTTAAAAAAATTGGTTTAGCTTTATATTTTGCACCTTTATTCATTTTTTATGGAGCTATTTTTGCTTATCCAATTTTCTTAACATTTGTAAGATCTTTTGGGCTTTTTCCTGTTAGCCCCAAAACCCCAAGTGAATTTACTTTAAAATATTATTTTGAGTTTTTTAAGCCAAATTCAGTTTATATCCCTTCTTTATGGTTTAGTTTTTGGAATAGCGTAGTAACAACGTTTATCGCTGCTGTATTTGGTTATTTAGTAGCTTTATACTTTTTTAAAGTTAATTATCCAGGTAAAAAAACTGTTTCAGCCCTTTTTAAAAGTCCCCTTTTCGTACCTTATTTAGTTGGAGCTTTTATGTGGATGGAAATTTTAGCTGCTCACGGTTATGTTAACGGTTTTCTTAAAACTTTAGGTTTAATAAATCAACCATTAAGGCTTATTTGGGATCCATACGGTATAGGAATTATAATAGCTAATGTTTGGATGAATGTAGCTTTTATGTCAACTTTAATGCTTGGCGCTTTAGAATCGCTTAATCCAGATTTAACTTATGCAGCTAGAAATTTAGGTGCTGGAACATGGACTATTGTAAGAAGAATTTATTTCCCATTAACTTTACCTGCTTTTTTAGCTGGAAGCATTTTAATCTTTGTTGGAATATTTGGAGCTTTTTCAGTACCATTTGTTTTAGGTGGAAGCTGGCCAAAATATCTTTCAGTAGTTATTTATGAAGATGTTGTTGAACATGGAAAATGGATTGAAGGGTATGTAAGCGCAGTAATCTACATTATTTCAGCTGTAGTATTAACTTATGTTTACACAATTTTAATGAGAAGGATGGCTGGTAGAAAATGA
- a CDS encoding ABC transporter permease — protein MKKHWFLSPKGLGNIFVAAILLFYVLFPMLVVVFWSVAEKWYPEHWWAPEKVGLSWFKALFKLVDVQLSFIQTFTIAPIVVVLTALISIPAGYIFGTKSFPGKRFLENVFLIPLVVPAIATGISILSVYTAWGLRNTYWGVILAHMIGATPYMLRCVSAAFEGIDPAWEEAARNLGATRWQVIWKILVPNIAPGILAGAIFAFSWSINEFVLTLLIGFPSVTTLAVKVYQYIGGYYITPNAAAAVSIFLTLPSIPIVLAMEKYVKAEYVAGVAR, from the coding sequence ATGAAAAAACATTGGTTTTTAAGCCCTAAAGGGTTAGGAAACATTTTTGTAGCAGCAATTCTTCTTTTTTATGTTTTATTTCCAATGCTTGTAGTTGTTTTTTGGTCTGTTGCTGAAAAATGGTATCCTGAACATTGGTGGGCACCTGAAAAAGTTGGTTTAAGCTGGTTTAAAGCGTTATTCAAGCTTGTTGATGTTCAATTATCCTTTATTCAAACATTTACTATTGCACCTATTGTAGTTGTTTTAACAGCTTTAATCTCTATTCCAGCAGGTTACATATTTGGAACAAAAAGTTTTCCAGGAAAAAGATTTCTTGAAAATGTTTTTCTAATTCCTTTAGTTGTTCCAGCGATAGCAACTGGAATAAGCATTTTAAGTGTTTATACAGCATGGGGTTTAAGGAATACTTATTGGGGAGTAATTTTAGCGCATATGATTGGAGCTACTCCCTATATGCTTAGATGCGTATCCGCTGCTTTTGAAGGGATTGATCCAGCTTGGGAAGAAGCTGCTAGAAATCTTGGGGCTACTAGATGGCAAGTTATATGGAAAATTCTTGTTCCAAATATTGCTCCTGGAATTTTAGCAGGAGCAATATTTGCTTTTTCATGGTCTATAAATGAATTTGTTTTAACATTACTTATAGGTTTCCCATCTGTAACAACTTTAGCTGTTAAAGTTTATCAATACATAGGTGGATATTATATTACACCTAATGCTGCAGCTGCAGTAAGCATATTTTTAACGCTTCCCTCTATACCTATAGTTTTAGCTATGGAAAAATATGTGAAGGCTGAATATGTAGCTGGAGTAGCAAGATAA